One region of Primulina tabacum isolate GXHZ01 chromosome 1, ASM2559414v2, whole genome shotgun sequence genomic DNA includes:
- the LOC142550252 gene encoding putative pyridoxal 5'-phosphate synthase subunit PDX1 yields MSGSGVVTVYGNGAITETSKQSPFSVKVGLAQMLRGGVIMDVVNAEQARIAEEAGACAVMALERVPADIRAQGGVARMSDPQLIKEIKQAVTIPVMAKARIGHFVEAQILEAIGIDYVDESEVLTLADDENHINKHNFRIPFVCGCRNLGEALRRIREGAAMIRTKGEAGTGNIIEAVRHVRSVMGEIRVLRNMDDDEVFTFAKKIQAPYDLVMQTKQLGRLPVVHFAAGGVATPADAALMMQLGCDGVFVGSGVFKSGDPALRARAIVQAVTHYSDPQVLADVSCGLGEAMVGINLKDDKVERYANRSE; encoded by the coding sequence ATGTCCGGAAGTGGAGTCGTCACCGTTTATGGCAACGGCGCAATTACGGAGACTTCAAAACAGTCTCCCTTCTCCGTCAAGGTGGGCCTTGCCCAGATGCTCCGCGGCGGCGTCATCATGGACGTGGTTAATGCCGAACAAGCCCGTATCGCGGAGGAAGCAGGTGCATGCGCTGTCATGGCTTTAGAACGCGTGCCGGCGGATATCAGGGCTCAAGGTGGGGTGGCGCGTATGTCGGATCCCCAGCTAATTAAGGAGATTAAACAGGCGGTCACCATCCCCGTCATGGCTAAGGCTCGAATTGGCCATTTCGTGGAGGCCCAGATCCTTGAAGCTATTGGAATCGACTATGTCGATGAATCCGAAGTGCTGACCCTCGCGGACGATGAGAACCACATCAACAAGCACAACTTCCGCATTCCCTTCGTGTGCGGCTGCCGCAACCTTGGGGAGGCGCTGCGTCGTATCCGCGAGGGTGCTGCTATGATTCGCACCAAGGGAGAGGCTGGTACGGGAAACATCATCGAGGCTGTGCGCCACGTGCGCTCCGTGATGGGCGAGATCCGCGTCCTCCGTAACATGGACGATGACGAGGTCTTCACCTTCGCGAAGAAGATCCAGGCACCGTACGACCTGGTGATGCAGACCAAGCAGCTGGGCAGGCTTCCTGTGGTCCACTTCGCCGCTGGTGGTGTGGCTACTCCCGCAGACGCAGCGCTGATGATGCAACTGGGATGCGACGGCGTATTCGTCGGCTCTGGCGTGTTCAAGAGCGGTGACCCAGCACTTCGTGCGCGTGCAATTGTTCAAGCAGTCACCCACTACAGCGACCCGCAGGTGCTGGCCGATGTGAGTTGCGGCCTTGGGGAAGCTATGGTGGGGATTAACCTCAAAGATGATAAGGTCGAGAGGTACGCCAATAGGTCCGAGTGA